A stretch of the Lolium perenne isolate Kyuss_39 chromosome 3, Kyuss_2.0, whole genome shotgun sequence genome encodes the following:
- the LOC127345816 gene encoding probable disease resistance protein At1g61300 — translation MATNLGSWFGATISTVTSPLRDIFVTHASYCLNTGNNVRAHERVANTLKGKQAAVEGEIEAGIPNGFIKTEEAGLWLNRAKEAISNVEKNRERYDKRSRTFSCCYLNCWANYKIGKRAAKEISEVEACAESIPHNATVKGPPPFVIDIPIQSAQLPSQESIHLNAYQCITRTDDPVGMIGIWGPDGVSNTHLLKKINNSFVGDSSYFVIFVTASRECSVQRIQAQILQRLEIRNDGDVVTQATNISKLLRIRNFLVLVDDLYEKLDLTEVGIPYPLGTVGDYKRKVLITSQSETVCVQMDVNKYIEVPCLDEIEALKLFAQNVGQEDIDSDPQIRALAKDLVKEIKGVPSDLIHYGKQMGGKRDPREWEDVIQAVRKLNLQKKDPTFAGRTLKNLEDSAKNLHARKTDVRCRIEVAERLGMTSTNEVDRWLEKVDAISSDVQIIFEGNKLNKNVTMEAVAKLSEVQECLRSCPNSDNIALVSVPPPAQEIPGPSMPTENHNLQKALQFIEDDPVGMIGIWGQGGVGKTYLLNSINNSIAVAGGISFNVIFVTASRGCSVQTVQGDILKKLGMERAGDVESQGQKIYNFLRNRSFILLLDDLWEQIDLQAVGVPYPLGTVNQLKRKVVLTTRSKKVCGEMDVRKELKVTCLQEDDAWQLFKEKVTQDTLSSSPRIEALARELVKELKGLPLALIVVGRAMYPKIQPSDWEYAIKQLQQSCCDEDDLLSMENVFRQLKFSYDSLRNDTLRRCFLTCALWPEDWEIMKADLAQCWLGLGLVDGDIQSSYTKAYSLMSDLRDACLLENQGNWYGFVKVHDVIRDMAIWISCGCGENNNNWFVRAKVGREDKFSIPWSKAEYISLMLNEMRKLSPFRLDPCPMKLRMLCLQNNYFDGSIAETIKNFTALTYLDLRSNLLKNIPDELCSLANLEYLDLSHNPDIYQLPYCFRSLVKLKFLYLLCTDIRIIPYGIISNLKVLQVIDLRSWRAYHGGGSLNYNPTLFQEFGTLDQLKAVGIEADGFTEYESLRDATNLPIRSLILGSLKETDAFCLSDILSADFARCTLYELEIIQSNIEQITVRQEPNYQFPTLNKLSLWFLVKLKEITWVGRPPSSVFPTLTCVDVNSCSKLEHLSWVMYLPCLEQLEARFCNNMKEAFLRTGHQGEIMSMDQENPRTFPCLKHLCLSDNAKLVTICGPHVTFPFLEELVLTKSPELISLPFKTNSLPLKLQELRVDNIECWDRLQCEDGVKSFLQPTLKFGYETEMP, via the exons ATGGCGACCAACTTGGGTAGTTGGTTTGGTGCTACTATCAGCACAGTCACAAGTCCACTCCGAGATATTTTCGTCACACATGCATCGTATTGCCTCAACACCGGCAACAACGTCAGAGCTCATGAGAGGGTTGCTAATACTTTGAAGGGCAAACAAGCTGCTGTTGAAGGCGAGATCGAAGCTGGCATCCCCAACGGCTTCATTAAAACAGAGGAAGCAGGCTTGTGGCTGAACAGGGCAAAGGAAGCTATATCTAATGTAGAGAAAAACCGTGAACGTTATGACAAAAGAAGCAGAACTTTTTCTTGTTGTTACCTAAATTGCTGGGCGAACTACAAGATTGGTAAGCGAGCAGCTAAGGAGATTTCTGAAGTGGAAGCATGCGCCGAAAGTATACCCCATAATGCTACGGTCAAAGGTCCACCACCTTTTGTAATAGATATCCCCATCCAGTCTGCTCAACTGCCAAGTCAAGAGAGTATTCATCTAAATGCTTATCAGTGCATTACGCGTACTGATGATCCAGTTGGAATGATTGGAATATGGGGTCCAGATGGAGTTTCCAACACACATCTCCTCAAGAAGATTAATAACTCGTTTGTTGGAGATTCTTCCTATTTTGTCATATTTGTTACGGCCTCCAGAGAATGCTCAGTACAAAGGATTCAAGCTCAAATCCTACAGCGGCTCGAAATAAGAAATGATGGAGATGTAGTCACTCAAGCCACCAACATATCAAAACTACTCAGGATAAGAAACTTTCTCGTGTTGGTGGATGACCTTTACGAGAAGCTAGACCTTACAGAAGTTGGCATTCCATATCCTCTTGGAACTGTGGGCGACTACAAGAGGAAAGTGTTAATCACATCACAATCAGAAACTGTATGTGTTCAAATGGATGTGAATAAATATATTGAAGTGCCTTGTCTGGATGAGATTGAAGCACTCAAGCTATTTGCACAAAATGTCGGTCAGGAAGATATTGATTCTGATCCCCAAATCAGGGCCCTGGCAAAAGATCTTGTGAAGGAAATAAAAGGTGTGCCGTCAGACTTGATACATTATGGGAAGCAAATGGGAGGTAAAAGAGATCCAAGGGAGTGGGAAGATGTCATTCAGGCAGTAAGGAAACTGAACCTTCAAAAGAAAGACCCAACTTTT GCAGGAAGGACTTTGAAAAATCTTGAGGATTCCGCTAAGAACTTGCATGCCAGAAAAACTGATGTCCGTTGCAGGATTGAGGTTGCAGAACGGCTGGGCATGACATCCACAAATGAGGTGGACAGATGGCTGGAAAAAGTAGATGCCATCAGTTCTGATGTGCAGATAATATTTGAGGGAAACAAGTTGAATAAGAATGTTACCATGGAGGCAGTTGCGAAGCTTTCTGAGGTCCAAGAATGCCTAAGGTCTTGTCCCAATAGTGATAATATTGCACTCGTGTCAGTGCCACCTCCTGCCCAAGAGATACCTGGTCCATCTATGCCTACCGAGAACCATAACCTTCAAAAGGCTCTCCAGTTCATTGAGGATGATCCTGTGGGGATGATTGGAATATGGGGTCAAGGTGGAGTGGGCAAAACATATCTTTTGAATAGTATCAATAACTCAATTGCTGTTGCTGGAGGCATCTCATTTAATGTTATCTTTGTGACGGCCTCCAGGGGATGTTCTGTGCAAACGGTCCAAGGAGATATTCTAAAGAAGCTCGGAATGGAAAGAGCTGGTGATGTGGAATCTCAAGGCCAAAAGATATATAATTTCCTTAGAAACAGAAGCTTTATTTTACTTTTGGATGACCTTTGGGAGCAAATTGATCTGCAAGCAGTTGGTGTACCATATCCCCTTGGAACTGTAAACCAACTCAAGAGAAAAGTGGTGCTTACAACTAGATCGAAAAAAGTTTGTGGTGAAATGGATGTGAGGAAAGAGTTAAAAGTCACGTGTCTGCAGGAGGATGACGCGTGGCAGTTATTTAAAGAAAAGGTCACTCAGGATACTCTTTCCTCAAGTCCTCGCATTGAAGCCCTCGCAAGAGAACTTGTGAAAGAACTGAAGGGTTTGCCATTAGCTCTGATAGTTGTTGGAAGGGCTATGTATCCAAAAATTCAACCCTCTGATTGGGAATATGCCATCAAACAATTGCAACAGTCATGCTGTGACGAGGATGACCTCCTTTCTATGGAAAATGTCTTCAGACAGCTCAAATTCAGTTATGATAGTTTACGAAACGATACATTGAGACGCTGTTTCTTGACTTGCGCACTCTGGCCAGAGGATTGGGAGATAATGAAAGCTGACCTCGCTCAATGCTGGCTTGGCTTAGGTCTAGTGGATGGTGACATACAAAGTTCCtacacaaaagcatatagtctaatGAGTGATCTTAGAGATGCATGTCTTTTAGAGAACCAGGGTAATTGGTATGGTTTTGTTAAAGTGCACGATGTGATTCGTGATATGGCTATATGGATCTCTTGTGGCTGCGGTGAGAACAATAACAATTGGTTTGTCCGTGCAAAAGTTGGCAGAGAAGATAAGTTTAGCATCCCTTGGAGCAAAGCTGAGTACATCTCATTGATGTTGAATGAGATGAGAAAACTTTCTCCCTTTCGCCTTGATCCTTGCCCCATGAAACTGAGGATGCTATGCCTTCAGAATAATTATTTTGATGGAAGCATAGCTGAAACAATCAAGAACTTCACTGCACTGACATATCTGGATTTGAGGTCAAACCTTCTCAAGAACATACCCGACGAATTATGTTCCTTGGCAAACTTGGAGTACCTCGATTTGTCACATAATCCTGACATATACCAATTGCCGTACTGCTTCAGAAGCCTCGTTAAGCTCAAGTTCTTGTACCTACTGTGCACTGACATACGGATAATACCGTATGGGATCATATCTAACCTTAAAGTGTTGCAAGTAATAGACTTGAGGTCTTGGCGGGCATATCATGGAGGAGGCTCTTTGAACTATAACCCTACATTATTCCAAGAATTTGGCACCTTAGATCAGTTGAAAGCGGTTGGCATTGAGGCTGATGGCTTTACTGAGTATGAATCACTAAGAGATGCCACTAACCTCCCTATCAGGTCTTTAATCCTGGGGAGTCTCAAAGAAACAGATGCGTTCTGTCTCTCTGACATCCTTTCAGCTGACTTTGCCCGATGTACCTTGTATGAATTAGAAATTATACAGAGCAACATTGAGCAGATAACAGTAAGACAAGAACCAAACTACCAGTTTCCTACTCTCAATAAGCTCTCCCTGTGGTTTTTAGTAAAGTTGAAAGAGATCACGTGGGTGGGAAGACCTCCGTCATCTGTATTTCCAACTCTCACTTGTGTGGATGTGAATAGCTGCTCCAAGTTAGAGCACCTCTCCTGGGTGATGTACTTGCCTTGCCTTGAGCAGCTCGAGGCACGATTCTGCAACAATATGAAGGAAGCATTTCTGAGGACAGGTCACCAAGGTGAAATCATGAGCATGGATCAAGAGAATCCAAGGACATTTCCTTGCCTGAAGCATTTGTGCCTTTCGGACAATGCTAAGTTGGTCACCATTTGCGGTCCCCACGTGACGTTCCCGTTCCTGGAAGAGCTGGTGCTCACGAAATCTCCAGAGTTGATCAGTCTCCCTTTCAAGACGAACAGCTTGCCACTGAAGCTGCAGGAACTAAGGGTTGATAATATTGAATGCTGGGACCGATTGCAATGTGAAGACGGTGTCAAATCTTTCCTGCAGCCCACTCTTAAGTTTGGTTACGAGACCGAAATGCCATGA